A stretch of DNA from Zootoca vivipara chromosome 16, rZooViv1.1, whole genome shotgun sequence:
CATTTCTCAGTTAAGTCCTAATTCCTGTGGGAAACTTTGCCCTCTATACAAGTTAAGAGAAACTAGAACAAGTTAAGAGAAACTAGAACAATGACACCTTTCAGCATGGGTGAGATTAGCTCAATGCTACAGTGCTGAAACAATAAGCCTGGAAAGAGTTTATAAGATGTGATAAGCATGAATTGCCCTACCTTAAGCACAGGGGGATAggtgaaggtggggaggggggccttAGGGTCAGAAACAGGTCCTACCATTAAGAAGAGTGAGGGGGTCACCTAGGCAACTGGTTGTGGGTGTCTGCTAGCTAAACTGCTAGCTATTTAATTTACCACGACTTGGGTTTTTACTCCTAGGAAGACAGAGTTGTGGGATTTTCAACCTCTAGTGTCAAAATAATTTGAGTAGCCTTGActaggtaagtgtgtgtgtgtgtgtgtgtgtgtgtgtgtgtgtgtgtgtgtaaaatttgcaCACCACCctccatccgtagatctcagggcatttCACAACACAAAATTACAACACACGCAACACTTATGATTTATAACAAAATTATGGTATAAAAATGTCCTGGGCCAGGCATGGTTCAGATGTATCTCCAACTCGCTTTGAAACATCTTGAGGAGATACATCCTCAATGGAAAATATTCTAAAGGGATGAGACACTGTATATGGATTTTCATGACACCGTATTATTGGCTGTTGGAAGCAATATGTGGCCTCCCAACAAGGGGCTGCTGGCCTCATGTTTTCAAACCAACTTACCCATCTGATGGAGCAGCAGCTCATAAAGGCAGCTGATGGTCAACCTGGCCTGGTTGCTCACCCCTTCCATCGTATCTGTGATACAGATTCCAAACTGTGCCACATGGTGTCCCAAGGCAGGAAGCTCACTGGACTTCTGCAGGGACAGAAGACAACAGAGATCTCCACCCATATTTTGTGGTCTGCTTCTCCCCTTGTTTCAACTGCTAGCCTGTGAGGAAGACAGGTCCTTAGCAGGAATCCATGCTGTGGACACATTCCCATGAACATGGAGAAGGGGAAATGACAGGTTGGACCCACTTCGCCTAGtacttataataatataataatcactttattatttgtaccccgcccatctgactggcttttccccagccactctggatgccTTCCAAcgaatataaaagcataataagacATCAAACTCGTATCTCCTTATCGGGGCTGCCGTATTGAGCCAGGTTCTAGGGGTACTCACGTTGAACTCTGGCAGCAGAAGAGCATGTCGCAACACAGTGGTACTGCAGAGGACAGACCTGGACCTCTCTTGGGGATTGTGGGAATGAATCCAGAAGTTGATGTGCtgaggaaagaagcagaagctcAGAATGGCTGCAGCATCTGGTCTGAGACCTACACACCACACATTGATGGTGTGTGGCCCCCACAAacatctcttcttcctctctgcccCCTTATTTGATCCTGAAAAATTCTAAATGGACTCTGCATTCGTCAAGCTGATGCTGGTCTGTTGCATCCTTTAAGCCATGTTTCTATACTGTTGCCTGGCGGGTGATGCTGCTGACTAGAAGAATGCCTACAATGATATTCCCATGAGATGTATTTACATGAAACATTGTTtattgtgcgctctctctctctctctctctctctctctctctctctctctctctctctctctctctctctctgatttatGTGAACAATGAAGATGAAGAGCTGGCTATAAATACATTAAgcaaatattcataaatgctttCCCTGCCATGCCAGACTCTCCATCATATAAATGGCAAGATAAAgtgcctctctcttccctttaACCCACTCACCTCCAGCATAAACAGCAGGTGGCTTGTAGTTGGAACCTCAGACAGCAAACTCTTCAGCATGGTCTCCATTGTGTCTGCAGACGATTGGTAGAGAGCCTGAAGGGAAAGAGAGCCAAAGGCTACTGCAGGGTTTcgagctgttttttggactacaacccccatcatccctagctagcaggaccagttgtcagggatcttgggaaccgtagtccaaaaacggctggagacccgaatttgggaaaccctgggctcatgtgtagagcaggagtggggaacctgtgtccctccagatgttgctgaacttcaactcgCATCATTTCCAGCCTGCATGGACAATGGTGAGGaacgatgggagttatagtccaacaagatgatctggaggaccataggttagCCACTCCTGGTGTAGAGGCTGAATTCCTTTTCCCACTAACAAATAAGACGACAATCAGGCTGCCACTTCCAGAGGAGTACCCATGTTAAGTCTGTTGCAGGGGAAACAACAGATTCCTGTGGCCTTTGTGGACCAGAgttccacttcatcagatacttgAAAGGTTGTCCTCAGTTGGCAGGTAAGAACATAAGATGTGTTCTGATGGAGCGGACCAAAGAAGGCCCACCTAGTCTGGCATCCTCTTCCCAACcagatgcaagcaggacctgagtgtagCATTGCTCctcccagaaactggtactcagaggcacactgccttcaGCAGTGGTGGTATAACCTAGATGCAGTGGGCTCAAATGTCACGagacgcaaaaaaaaaaaaaaaagagaagtctACAGCAGATCAAGTTGAAAAATATAGGCAGATGGGCTACAGAAAACTGTGTAGCTCAGCCTGTCCAAGGAAGACCCTTCTTTGGGAAGCAGATTCAGTATAACAAGATGGACTGTGTGATGTACTCCCCATCCTTGTTTTTCTGTTACTTACATCTGCCTGCTGTAGCCCTGGGGATGGATTGTCTCTCAGCAATATGAGCAAAACTAAAGGCACAGTGCACCATAGAGCCAGAAAAAGGATTCTCTCTTTCCCCAGTATTCATAAGAAACCCTGATCAGAATTTACCTGGCTGTGAGGATTTTCCAAATCTGTTTCCATGTTAAAAATGCCATGGAGAGCCAGCCGCAAGATACCAGACAATTGATCAGGATCAAATGGGGGCTTCATTTTGCTGGCAGGACCAAAGGAAAAGCAACTGGTTATTATGCTGGTTGAGAGGAGGGGCTGTGAAATAGAGAAAAACGCAAATCCTCTTCTCCCTTTAAAAGTGGGGGGCTCCTCTTTCCTCCATGGAATCTTTCCCTCCACGTTCTCCTAAGTGAGCCAGCAATGTCATGTAGATGCTGCACATGCCTGGAAATGGCAAGTTTCAGTACTCTCGCCAGATATCATGATGCTCGGTGTGCAAATCCCACtgagaatcagagaactgtagagttggaagggaccctgagggtcatctagtccaagggtagtcaacctttttaaacctaccacccactaatgcatctttcttgatggtaaaatttccttaccgcccaccaatGCTCGacggaaggaggattcagcttgtgccgtagaaccccctaccacccacctagaatcctgaaacacccactagtgggtggtagggaccaggttgacaccCCCGGGTCTAGTCCtcctccttgcaatgcagggatatgcagctatcccatacagggatcaaacctgcaacattgccattatcagcacagcgctctaaccaactgagctatgtccaAGAAAAAGGTAAGTGGGGTTTTCTCCTTAATGAGGGCTATATGCTGAGCATCACTTTCCTGGCTGAGGATCCTATGGCTATATACCTTAAACTTACATCAGTACCatgtttttaatgcacatttaaaacacatgggtttccccaaactgtagtttacccctcacagagctacaattcccagcacccttaacaaccagAAACCCAttggtttttaaaacaaacaggaGGGGATCATAGAACTTTGTGCGAAATGTAGTTTGAGTCTGAGGGGGAGCCGAGGATTTATGGGTTTATTCCAGCAATGGCGTGGGAGGTGAGAAATGCAACTGAAAAGAaacccctgccctcccccaatgATGTAGTTGAGAAATACCAGTGCTAGAGCCAGTCTGGATGTCATTGTCATAGGTAGACTTGGTACCTGAGGTTGTAGACCGTGAGCATTGAGCAGGACAGGAGGAACGATGGCACAGAGTGAACAGGCAGCGTCTCCATCACCATCTGGGAGCGAGCGGCACATGTAGGATGAAAGGGGAGAGTCATTGCTGTGCAACACTTTCCTCCCAGGTTCTATTACTCAGCTGCAGTGGTGTAGCAGGGGTTGCCAGCGCCCGGGGCCATGAGGAGTGGGATGGGAGgggtgcattcaactgcctaacggcatctgcgtcacccaggagatcgcagccacagagataagaaaacaagagttgtttcgttgtctggagaggtcacttcctggtttgcacggAGAAACGGTTTTCAATGGAGACCAGTGGTGGAAGTAAACAGCTGCATCAAAGCAGCACCGGgtattgaaattttgcaccccctaacaaTCTTGCGCCTGGGGCAACCGCCCCTGTGGTCCCCTCACACTACACCACGGCTCAGCTGCGTTTGTCACTTTCCCCCATCTAGTCGTCTTCCGCAAACCTCCAAGCCGACATTAGACCTTCAGGaaatcattgttattattatttttacaatagATTTTGGCCATCCTGTTCTAATATGGCTGCACACTTCTCTCCTTTCTGCCACAGCcacatctcctccctcccctgggTTCTTCTGTACTCCTCAACATTGAACACACAAGGCGAGTCCACCCATCATGCTTTAGCTGCCTATCTGCCCCCCAGGATTCCTGGTGCCAGATATCTCACTCACCAGAAGAGCTTCCACCAACTCATTCTTAGTGTATGGGAGATCCAAGGTGTCCTTGCCATTTTTCTGCGCAGCCAAGCAACTAGCAGAGAGGGCACGGAGGAAGCTAATGTTCTCCTCATTGTCCAGGAAACTCTGGAAAAGATTATTCGTTCAAGATGCCCCTACTCCTATGTGAGAATGTCAACAAAATCTTGCAGAGCGACACTGTccagcatttccccccaccccactcccttccACCCAATTTCCATTTCCTCCACCCACAAATCTCAGTCATCATTCCAAGACCACTGAGCGTGCTGTATCCTTATTGagctgggttgtgtttttttgagggggggaacccccttagggtggtttttttggggggtaaaggTTGGGGCTAACTTCTGTGTGGATGCTGCTGTTTTGGCTATGTAAACTATGGCAATCACAGCCTGAACCAGGAGCTGCTGGCATGGTAAGCAGCCGCCACCTGACCACCCAACAGCtgagttgctgttgcttacagagAGGAGCAGGGGAAGTTGATGAGTTTTAACTCCGGAAGTGTCCAAATTCTGTCCAAACTAAgcttcctagagcaaaatatacaccaggaggcttagtttgggcAGAATCCAGTATATACTTCCAGGATGAACACTAAATGAGCGTTCTGGTAAGTGGGCCACTGCAGCtgctagagcagagctttccaaacttttcatgttgatgTGCATCATTttatgacacagtaattcagtttcactagcaaaccGGAGCTTAAACGCACGACACACCTGCCCACTGCAGCCGACAAACCAATGTgctgtgacacacagtttggaaagctctgcgcTAGAGGGCCGTGAAAATGTGTGCCatgggctttttagacttgtgTACCCATGTACtatggatgcgggtggcactgtggtctaaaccacagagcctagggcttgccgatcagaaggtcagcagttcgaatccctgcgacggggtgagctcccgttgcttggtccctgctcctgccaacgtagcagtttgaaagtacgtcaagtgcaagtagataaatggtaccactccagagggaaggtaaacagtgtttctgtgtgctgctctggtttgccagaagcggcttagtcatgctggccacatgacccagaagatgtacgccgcctccctcggccagtaaagcgagatgagcgccacaaccccagagtaatccgcgactggtcaggggtccctttacgtttacccatgtactatctgaagcCAAAGGGGTGCCTTGGTTGCcaggtgcaacccccccccccccgttctcctACCCTCACTATAAACCCTGACCTTTGATACATTGCATTTCCACGATATATAATGAGAAGCAgagcctgcaacaaaatattgcactgTACTCTCACCTCCTACTGTAATGGGAGTACTCTTCCTAATGGAGCTAGCCATGCCTTCTCCAGCAAGCTGTTCTGTCTCCACCTTGAGTTACTGCCCTCCCCACCTTGCCAAGCTCTCAGCATTCCTGGGTTACTGGGCAAAACCTGAAATTCTCAGAGTCCAGCCTGAGAATGCGGAGACTTCCCCCTTGTTTTTCAGTGGCTCCATTTCAGCTGCCATGTTGTTGGCACTGAGCTCCTGGAGTCACTATCAGAGACAGTAGCTATATGTCTGGACAGTGTAtccttgtttcattttttttgcttAGCTACATTTTATGCAGTTTTTGTTTTGAGTAGTTTCACAGTCTCTACCAAAAttgtgactacagtggtacctcgggttaagcacTTAATTGCAGACATTTTTATTTGCCCACAAACTGGCTGAATGATGGCTTAATTCTGTTCTCCTTAATTTTCATACTGAGTCTTATACTGCTGTTCTGTTCTCTGCTTGTTTTACATGGCGATTGTATGCTGGTGTTTGGCTATTCTTGCTTCTGTGCCACCCTGATGGTTTTACAGactaaaaacaaatatttcaaacaaaCAGTGGGCTCTCTGGAGGCAAATAACAGTGATGGATGTCATCTAGggtcaggtgtggggaagctttggccctcaAGAAAGTCCTCAAGACTCAACTTCAACTTCcaccagtcccagcaagcatagtCAATGGCCAGGAAATGTAGTTCAAGCAACATTTTGGGGAACTAAAGCTTCCCAATATCTGTCTTGGATTTTATGCTCCATCACTTTCACAGTTTCTTAAGGGTCTTGGGATATTTCTGATGCAAGGGATGGGTTGATGGGAAATGAAAACAGTATTTTATCCTGGTGGTCTTTCTTACTGGTAAGTTTTTATTAGCTCTGTGAGGTTGCCATCCTTAAgaaactcccaggattctttgggagaaagccatgactgttaaagtggtgcaAGAgtactgctctttagtgctcaatcggagCTAACAGGAATTTGGGTTTCCCCCAGATTGCTATTTTTTCTGATATATCactgaagagcaggttttcctttgGAACGGAGCAGAACAAAGGGGGAAACTCCTTGgacccatgcttagaaagcatgggtcaagCAGGAAACTGCCAGGACTTGTGCTTTCTTGATCAATAATTGCAGTCACCTGTGTATGACAGTTGTGTACATTttacaattttgtgtgtgtgctctaaGCCGccgtgggcggggtataaataataaaatcatcctcatcatcattcAGTGCATGGTGCGGAAATGACCATGTGCTAAGGGTCTTGCAAACACAAATTTCACTTCAaaaacaggaagggagggagggaggggaagtttgTACCTGTTCTCCACCACAATTAGTTGTTTCCATCATATTAACGATGATGTCAAGATCTGATAAGTTCTCCTGCTCTGAATAGAGCGAGGGCATCGACTGGATCGCAGATTCCAAGGTACTGAATGATGAAATTACTGCAGAAGATATGGCAGAAGCAGAGAGAATTTAGTGGGCCTTTTTTTAGTGGGTACTCCTGGAGTACCAgaacctctcttcttcttcttttgctgcccAGGGCAGGCATTTTAgcctggcacccacagcactcaTGTCAAAACAGCACTGGAAAACCAGTATTTCCATACTTCATCAAAAAGGGGTGCAGCCAgcgccggatttaggtttgatgaagccctaagctactggaggtaaccCTTTAtatggggccttttatatgtccagctgtccttcgtcaacaataaattgtcactgttttttgtgctcagtatatatggtaatttatggacctaataggtatctaaagccatttgcacataacaaaatatgtattttatcaaagtaattgttgaactgaaatacaattaagaagaagtatattaatagtgaaataatgattaagctccaacttaaaatgtttttaatcatAACAAACttcataatgcaaacacattggcatctggcaataacaaaagttcgtttagaaacacaatttacaaagactcataatctagtctctagaaacttactataacatgaaataataaaaggtgtaaatatatgatgcaaactactaataattataaatagcagaatgtaggcactctCTCTATATAAATGAGTAAACCAGTGGTatcttagggcaggcacccccaaactgcggccctccagatgttttggcctacaactcccatgttccctagctaagaggaccagtggtcagggaagatgggaattgtagtccaaaacatctggagagccaaagtttggggatgcctgttttagggagCATGTTAGCAGGCGGGatccattacttacatcataggagcctatacaatgaaatgaaagttGGGAAAGCTTAATGTTTTAGGAGCAGCAatagagggagggaaaaaagaagGAATATCTGCATGGGTGGGAAGTCAGATTGTACTTTTTGTGCTGAATTTGTGTTAATTTGGTAACAATTTTTTGAAAATTATGGAAAATCAgtaaaaataattggcaaaatatatatattagcagCATCCAAATGGACTGCTTGTAGACACAGACTCCCTTTGGGTAAATATAATGATGGAATGACTTTTTACAGAATATATGAGGTTATTATAAATAAATTAGTTTTAGGATAATAAGACTACACATATTAGTATATCAATGTAGGGACATgcatttctctttttatttccaATCaggttcttctttttttctttttaccacattttaaatgaattaaattcttctaataaagtacagtacaggtgaaactcagaaaattagaatattgtcaaaaagtgcatttatttcagtaatgcaacttaaaaggtgaaaccaatatatgagatagatgcatgacatgcaaagcaagatatgtcaagcctttatttgttgtaattttaattatttatcgttaggcgggtcaattataaatggaatgtaattaatgaaatgtaatagcgatgcttatttttgtattatcgtaactatttgttttattactgtgaaatttccaaaataaagcatttgaaaaaataaaaataaaaataagttggattactgaaataaatgcacttttcgatgatattctaattttccgagtttcacctgtaagcatAAGTATAGATACTTAATTTCTCTCCGCCCATTGGGAAAACAACCCTTCCTTCAATAGGCCCATTTGGTGCCATCATCGCAATGGAAACAGCCCTTGCAACCAGGCTCCACGCCTCTGCCGCCGCCTTTGTGACTGACCCAATTCACCAGATTCTTGGCTTTGACTGAACAACATCCTTtaaagccccgcccccaggtacCTCCTTACCTAGGGAACCCCCAATTGTACTTGTGGTCTCTGGGGTGGTGCTCACAAGTACTGAGGAGTTGCGGGTTGTCGCGGTACGGACATCGAGCCGATCAACGTGCTTCTTCTCCTCCGGTCCTGGGTCTTCCTTCTCCTGTAGCGGTTTAAAGCTTTGGGGGTTGGTCTTGCAGTTCCCACAGCAGTCCCAGAGTGGTCTTACATTTTCCCCATCCCCTACTGAAACACCCCTGTGTGCTCTGCCAAGGTGAAACCTCCAGGATTTGGAAGGTACTTTCTTCTGATCCTTGGATTCACGGCCCATAGCTTGCGTCCTGTGGTAGGGTGTGCATGGCCTGTCCCTGGGACGGGTCTCCAAGGAAACCTCAGGAGCACTTACGGTTTCCTCTTCCGCTGGAGCAGCATTGGTGTTCCTACTTGAAAGGAGGGCCCTCAGTCTTCCCAACCTAGAACAGAGTGGGGGGAAACTGAGGAACGGGGCTTGTGGTGCCTCCTTATTTTACTGAGCTTGGACTACCTCAACCCTCCAGGAcgggggaaccagtggccctccataactctctcatcatccctgaccacaggccagAACATCACAAGAATGACCTCTTCCCATACAAACCCCACACCCACTGAGATCATCGTTGCAGGCCTTGCTTCATGTGCACCCACCATCTGAAGGCTAGTAAGTTACAACACAAAGAAAAGGCAAGCTATTTACTTGATCCGTTGAAGGTAGGTCTATCTTTTGAAAACAAACCCTGCCATGGCCGGGGAGGAAGGAACTCCTTAGAACTGCTCTGAACTGTCATGGCTCATGGTATTTGGTTGTCTGAGGCAGTTTGGCAGAAGCCAGTTGGGTTAGCAGCTGAATTTGAGGGCAGCGGAGtagtgtaaagggacccctgaccattaggtccagtcgtgaccgactctggggttgcggcgctcatcttgcgttattggccaagggagccggcgtacagcttccaggtcatgtggccagcatgactaagcagcttctggcaaaccagagcactgcacggaaatgccgtttaccttcccgctgtagtggtacctatttatctacttgcactctgatgtgctttcgaactgctaggttggcaggagctgggaccgaacaactggagctcaccccatcacggggatttgaaccgcggaccttctgatcggcaagccctaggctcagtggtttaacccacagtgccacccgcgtcccgcagaGTAGTGTAGGGGATGCATAATATGTACGGCTCTCACGCAGCAACTGGGGAATAGCAGGGAGGCTGCCGTGGCTGCTCCCCAGCGCCTGCTGCCTAAGGGAATTGCCGcattctgcccaatggtaggacTGTTCCAAATGGTTAGTGTTAGAACCAGAGTACAGAGCTGCTAAGAGATCCTACTTACATCTCTGAATATCGAATTCCCCCCTGTCACATTCACTCTCTTCACGAAGTGTTGTCCGGAGGCTTCTTAATCACCTGGACAAGGTATAGAAAACAAAATGGTTTTTAGACTAAACAAATTGCTGCCACCAGCCAAATCGGGAACAAATGCAACACCCATGTTCCCCCTATATGTGATCCGACATGAACACACAATCCCCATGTACATCATTTCAAACTgattttttagtgtggcagcaactACATTTTACAACTCTCTGCCTATTGAAACCTGGCAGGTATCTCttattcctctttctctcttttaaccTGTTAtctaatcttttttattttttatttttctttccttcgccccctttttgtgtttttattataatCTAGATAGAAGTCTTTGTTTggttaaaaaagggaaaagatatTAAGCTTTGTATTTTCTCTctataaacaataaaatctaTTTCTTTACTTATTTGAAGAAAGATACCTGGCAGGTGTCATTGCTATACTCTTTCCGGTGCTGActtaacatatttttatttaggCAAACCTATCCAGACATTTAGTAGTttcatgtgttttaatttgttttttagctcactgttgattttaattagtTGTTGAATGTTTTTTCCCCTTATAAGGTTATTTTTAGCCGCTTTTAATCGACAAATTTACTTTTccataaaccgctttgaggttttattacgaTCAATGAGTATGaaacccccctcaaaaaataaacaattttctACTGATTTGACAAGTCAGTCCAAAGCACACACATGTTCTCTATGTTAGGATCATTGGATGTTGTCTCAGTTATCCCCTTTGCTCTTCACCCCAATCTGTTCCTCTAGGCCACAGGCACGGCCAaacttgggactacaactcccatcacccctagctaacaggaccagtggtcagggatgacgggaattgtagtcctaaaacacctggagggccgaagtttggccatgcctgccctaggggcTCCTCAATAGGAGCTCAGCTTTGGGGCGAGTCCAGTATCAGCTGGTGATAAGACCTTCTTTACAGTTTACAGAGTTTTCTAGATCTGCAccacctcaatctcctgacctaTAATGCGAGTACACCATAATGCGAGACTCAAAATATAGCAGTTATGGGGGGGAAATGCCAACaaaatgggagaaaaaaatcatcaAGCACTTACTCTCATAAAAGACCTCTGGTTATCTGACAGGTGAGCCAGCAGGGGGAAATGTCACAATGGAGGACATGTGACAGTTACCTTAGCAACCTGGGCATTGTTTTTCTTAATATTACCCTGGCCTTCTTTTTATTCATTAAGCCTGCTATGTATTGCGTCTCTGTTTTCTTTCCGTTTGGCCTTGATGGTTTGTACCTGCACCTGCTATGCATAGGCAACTGGAATTCTCCCCCTCTTCATACCTGGGGTCCCATTACATGCTCCTTCTGGCAATTATGTGCATAAAGGATTCAAACCAGCTCAAAGGCAGCTGCTACGCTGCTCATCCACGCCACGGTTTCATTATGTGTGTTACTGGAGTAGAAGGGGAATGTGCCTTTGGGCATGGGGAGCTgtaggaaaaacaaacagatttgTGTGTcgtggacatagctgccaagttttcccttttctcgcgaggaagcctattcagcataagggaaaatcccttaaaaaaagggataacttggcagctatggtcgtggATGCACATATCAATTAATGCAATTGTCGTTGCTGTTTGTGCTTTCAATCCTGGCCTCCTTAGCAAAGGAAACCTATTTCCTATCTCCTATCCTATCTCAGAGGTCCACCTCCTGCTCCTACCAGAAAGAAAATGGGATTTGAACATTCAAATGTGAACATTCATATATCAGAcctttcaagtgtccctattttccagataaAGTCCTGgctttacagaagccgtcccagtttctgatttgatcacaggatgccccacttttccttagcgggaagtccccattttcat
This window harbors:
- the LOC118075254 gene encoding uncharacterized protein LOC118075254, with the protein product ILSASAISSAVISSFSTLESAIQSMPSLYSEQENLSDLDIIVNMMETTNCGGEQSFLDNEENISFLRALSASCLAAQKNGKDTLDLPYTKNELVEALLMVMETLPVHSVPSFLLSCSMLTVYNLSKMKPPFDPDQLSGILRLALHGIFNMETDLENPHSQALYQSSADTMETMLKSLLSEVPTTSHLLFMLEHINFWIHSHNPQERSRSVLCSTTVLRHALLLPEFNKSSELPALGHHVAQFGICITDTMEGVSNQARLTISCLYELLLHQMGLSVSEAEELWCHNYEDQKMLAYMDSCRVGEVFGNIFTEDQKRTFLETSLLAIYNPELRIREAGILLLFSHLGKANEIMGDKAEDIADKIFEQIHKLQILREVPEALQGFFSK